The Xylanibacillus composti region CGACTTTGAATTTGAGAAGGTGGACGGCGACTATGCGCTCGATCGGCTGTATGCATCGCTCGACCCGTCGCTGATGGTGGCGGAGCTGGACCTGTACTGGGTGGCGAAGGCCGGACTTGATCCGAAAGCGTATCTGCAGCAGTACAAGGGCCGCTGTCCGATCATTCACGTGAAGGACATGACCAAGGATGAGCGCAAGTTCTTCGCTGAGGTCGGTCAGGGCTCGATTGACTATCCGTCGATCTTCAGCGTAGCCGAAGAGGTCGGCATTGAGTATTATCTCGTCGAGCAGGACCGCTGCGAGCGTCCGCCGTTCGAGAGCATTCAGATGAGCATGGATTACTTAAAGTCAATTGGTATTGCGTAAGAAGCAAGGTCAAGGCGGGAAGCAAAACGCAGGTATCGCATGCATGGCAATGGTTATGCGGCGGGCGGGTTGCTTTCCGTCTTTTTAATTGGGTCTGGCGCTTTTGTAAGCGCTGACGCATTGGCATGGTTGTCAATTCAGGCCGGGTATGCTATGATAAGTGTACTGTGTTTTGACCGAACACGCAAGCAACGGGTAGCAGGAGGTGTAAGTGATGCACTTGGCTTTTAAGGTTTTGTTGATTATTTTCTCGCTTGGTATGATTCTCGTCGTACTGCTGCAGAAGGGCAAGAGCGCTGGACTTTCCGGTGCCATTACGGGTGGTGCTGAGCATTTGTTCGGGCGCCAGAAGGCTCGCGGATTGGACTTGCTGCTGTCCAGAGTCACCATTGCGGTAGCAGTTGGATTTTTCTTGCTCTCGCTTCTCGTCTCTTACGAGGTATTCAGATAATAAACATAACGCGAATCACAGCAGGGAATGCTATTCCTGCTGTTTTTTTATGCTCATTTGCGGTGGTTGACAGCATGCTCAATCGTCCGTCGCCATGGTAGCGCTGGATGGAGGATTGCGAAGTGCAGGTGGCGGGTCGTTCAAGTGCATTCATTCATGCTGTCGCGCCGGTGGAATGAGAGCTGATCGCGTATCGCAGCGGACATTGTTGACCGTTAGAGGACGAAAAGAGGCAATTTCCAAATGTGACGGTCGTTGGTGTCCATTAGGAGTGATGAAGGCGCAATCTTGGCACGAATCGATGCGCTGATGGACATTCGCATCCGTTAGAATCTCGGTTTCGGTTTGTTTTTGCTTCTAGCGGACATTAGTGACCGTTAGCTTTCACAGTGCCGAAATGTTGGCGCGTCGGCTAGCGGTGGAGACCCAAACGATGTGCTAGGCAAGTTATGCACAATAACATTGACGACAAGTGTGGGCAGCAGGCGTGCTGACGGCTGTTTTGTCATTGGCTGGAGGGCTTATTTTCCTTTGTATTCCGCATTGGTGTACAATGAACGGATAATGGGTATAGATAGAAAGAGGTGAACGCGAATGGTAACGGACCAGGATTTATTGAATTTTATGCGGGAAAAAGCGTACAAGCCCATGACGTATCAGGAGCTGGAGAGACACTTTGGCATAGACAATGCGGCGGACTTCAAGGAGCTCTTGAAGCTGCTCAACCGGCTGGAAGATGAAGGGGAAATTATTCGTACGCGGACAGAGCGTTACGGCGTGCCGGAGCGCATGAATCTGATCAAGGGACGATTGCAGGCGCATGCGAAGGGCTTCGGGTTCCTGATTCCGGAGGACCGCGAGCTGGCGGATGTTTACATCCATGCGAACGATTTGAAGGGTGCGATGAACGGTGACACGCTGCTCGTCCGCGTGACGAAGGGCGCCGACACGCAGCGCATGGAAGGGGAAGTCGTGCGCATCGTGAAGCGGGCGAACACCCAAATTGTCGGCACATTCGAAAGCTACGAGACTTATGCCTTCGTCATTCCGGATGACAAGCGGATTACACGGGATATCTTCATTCCGCAAGAAGGCTTTAAGGGTGCGGTTTCGGGGATGAAGGTAGTCGTCAAGCTTGTGACGTACCCCGAAGGCCGTTCAGCGGCGCAAGGCGA contains the following coding sequences:
- the secG gene encoding preprotein translocase subunit SecG; its protein translation is MHLAFKVLLIIFSLGMILVVLLQKGKSAGLSGAITGGAEHLFGRQKARGLDLLLSRVTIAVAVGFFLLSLLVSYEVFR